A stretch of Fundicoccus culcitae DNA encodes these proteins:
- a CDS encoding helix-turn-helix domain-containing protein, whose translation MKNAYFPSKLKYKILEEARLNGNVTETCNKYGISRTVYYKWNKRFNLLGMEGLQDVKRTKRKKSLNKIDLEYYIMSYVLKKPEYGARRIFYALDEEGFIVSESSIYNFLKEKGLNSKELRLSYVKREKVKDVGPHSVRKVENILRFSGKEAGYAILQRTLFLGKNKHLKNIYITLSIDLYSLYMVGTISETRTTECIIKHTERRLLPTYRSFGVPIKNIITDSSLAYASHWQGSVHEYYQYLKKNGIIQRVMLRKNIEALKVTEENILLVKDRLLQNIFQLTKDYGFDELDIELEFILREYNNNFLHLHGKTKGKTPTKLLYAANQEKTPLPLWVELLDLSSSSGKQ comes from the coding sequence TTGAAAAATGCATATTTCCCTTCAAAACTCAAATATAAAATCTTAGAAGAAGCGAGATTAAATGGGAATGTAACGGAGACTTGCAATAAATATGGAATTTCAAGAACAGTGTATTATAAATGGAACAAACGGTTTAATTTATTAGGTATGGAAGGACTACAAGATGTTAAAAGAACTAAACGTAAAAAGTCGCTAAATAAAATAGATTTAGAATACTACATAATGAGTTATGTTTTGAAAAAACCTGAATATGGTGCAAGACGTATCTTCTATGCTTTAGATGAAGAAGGTTTTATTGTTAGTGAAAGTAGTATTTATAATTTTTTAAAAGAGAAAGGGCTTAATAGTAAAGAGTTACGTTTATCATATGTAAAGAGGGAAAAAGTAAAAGATGTTGGGCCACATTCAGTTAGAAAAGTTGAAAATATCCTAAGATTTTCTGGGAAAGAAGCAGGGTATGCGATATTACAACGTACACTTTTCTTGGGAAAAAATAAACATCTAAAAAATATCTATATAACTTTATCGATAGATTTGTATAGCTTATATATGGTTGGGACAATTTCGGAGACTCGTACAACAGAGTGTATAATTAAACATACCGAGCGAAGATTACTTCCAACTTATAGATCATTTGGTGTTCCAATAAAAAATATTATTACTGACTCTAGTTTAGCATATGCTTCGCATTGGCAAGGGAGTGTTCATGAATATTATCAGTATTTAAAGAAAAATGGAATTATTCAAAGGGTTATGCTTAGGAAAAATATAGAAGCATTAAAAGTGACCGAAGAAAATATTTTGCTTGTCAAAGATAGACTCTTACAAAATATTTTTCAATTAACTAAAGATTATGGATTTGATGAATTAGATATTGAACTTGAATTTATTCTAAGAGAATATAACAATAATTTTCTTCATTTACATGGTAAAACTAAAGGGAAGACACCAACTAAATTACTTTATGCTGCGAATCAAGAAAAAACGCCATTGCCACTATGGGTAGAGTTGTTAGATTTATCAAGTTCTTCAGGAAAGCAATAA